ACCCGCAACGTGATATCGATGTGATCCCCGGAACCCCGGCCCGGTAGCCTGGAGGGGTGATTGACCTCCGGCTGCTCCGTGAAGACCCTGACCGTGTCCGCGCCTCGCAGCGCGCCCGTGGAGAGGACGTCGACCTTGTCGACGCACTGCTCTCCGCCGACGAGCGCCGCAGGTCCTCCGGCATGCGCTTCGACGAACTGCGCAATGAGCAGAAGTCGCTCGGCAAGCTGATCCCCAAGGCCTCGCCGGAGGAGCGGGCCGAGCTGCTGACGAAGGCCGAACAGCTCAAGGCGGACGTCAAGGCTGCGGAGGCCGAGCAGAACGAGGCGGACGAGGCGGCCAAGCAGCTTCTCCTCCAGCTCGGCAACATCGTCCACAGCGACGTACCGGTCGGCGGCGAAGAGGACTTCACCGTACTGGAGACGCACGGCACGATCCGCGACTTCGGAGCCGAGGGCTTCGAACCCAAGGACCACCTCGAACTCGGCGAGTCCCTCGGCGCCATCGACGTCGAGCGCGGCGCCAAGGTGTCGGGCTCCCGCTTCTACTACCTCACCGGCGTCGGCGCCCTGCTGGAACTGGCCCTGGTCAACGCTGCGATCGCCCAGGCCACCGAGGCCGGCTTCATCCCGATGCTGACCCCCGCGCTGGTCCGCCCGCGCGCCATGGAGGGCACCGGCTTCCTCGGCCAGGCCGCGGAGAACGTCTACCACCTGGAGAAGGACGACTACTACCTGGTCGGCACCTCCGAGGTACCGCTCGCCGCGTACCACATGGACGAGA
This Streptomyces sp. NBC_00539 DNA region includes the following protein-coding sequences:
- the serS gene encoding serine--tRNA ligase — translated: MIDLRLLREDPDRVRASQRARGEDVDLVDALLSADERRRSSGMRFDELRNEQKSLGKLIPKASPEERAELLTKAEQLKADVKAAEAEQNEADEAAKQLLLQLGNIVHSDVPVGGEEDFTVLETHGTIRDFGAEGFEPKDHLELGESLGAIDVERGAKVSGSRFYYLTGVGALLELALVNAAIAQATEAGFIPMLTPALVRPRAMEGTGFLGQAAENVYHLEKDDYYLVGTSEVPLAAYHMDEIIDADKLPLRYAGFSPCFRREAGTYGKDTRGIFRVHQFDKVEMFSYVAPEEAEAEHKRLLEWEKQWLTSLELPFQVIDVATGDLGASASRKFDCEAWIPTQGKYRELTSASNCDGFQARRLSIRYRDGKKTQPLSTLNGTLCAVPRTIVAILENHQQADGSVRVPPVLRPYLGGREVLEPITK